The following coding sequences lie in one Streptomyces sp. NBC_00510 genomic window:
- a CDS encoding GNAT family N-acetyltransferase, producing the protein MRELTSATTAPAAFAGRRHHWRRDVIELAALFVAVATADLIANLVGHAPDGPALLCLSAAALVATAGFHTWWARHHGHSPPTAGSHSGSRTTEPGESSAATGPDPQTTLWRVRTTVRDTPGSLAALCTALAGRGVDILTLQTHPLAEGTVDEFLVRAPAALAPGDLTRAVGGGGGRDTWIERADAHDLVDTPTRVLNLATRTAMDAAELPLALRQLFGRCTIRSTPPGTAGPDPAEDTEDTLEGTIMRLRDPAGGTITVERAYLPFTPTEFARARALVELDAHLGTRVPEDRAVLTLPEGNEITVRRAGPEDLEAARELHERCSARTLTRRYHGPVADVDRYLTHLLSPRFGQTLAVQTVSGRLVALGHLLWDGDETEVALLVEDAWQRRGIGLELLRRLVAQAVDAGCGSVYAVTRATNTGMVATMRRLGLPLDYQVEDGTLVITATLSPAGASVSLR; encoded by the coding sequence ATGCGAGAACTGACTTCCGCCACGACCGCCCCCGCCGCCTTCGCGGGCCGGCGGCACCACTGGCGCCGCGACGTCATCGAACTCGCCGCGCTCTTCGTGGCCGTGGCCACCGCCGACCTCATCGCCAATCTCGTCGGGCACGCCCCCGACGGCCCGGCCCTGTTGTGCCTGTCGGCCGCCGCGCTCGTCGCCACGGCCGGGTTCCACACATGGTGGGCACGCCATCACGGTCATTCACCGCCGACAGCCGGGAGCCACAGCGGGAGCCGTACGACGGAGCCGGGGGAAAGCTCCGCCGCCACCGGACCCGACCCGCAGACCACGTTGTGGCGGGTGCGCACCACCGTGCGCGACACGCCGGGCAGCCTGGCCGCCCTCTGCACGGCGCTGGCCGGGCGGGGCGTGGACATCCTCACGCTCCAGACGCACCCGCTGGCCGAGGGCACCGTGGACGAGTTCCTGGTCCGCGCCCCGGCCGCACTCGCCCCGGGCGACCTGACGCGGGCCGTGGGCGGCGGGGGCGGGCGCGACACCTGGATCGAGCGGGCCGACGCCCACGACCTGGTCGACACCCCGACCCGGGTGCTGAACCTCGCCACCCGCACCGCCATGGACGCCGCCGAACTACCCCTGGCACTACGCCAGTTGTTCGGCCGCTGCACGATAAGGTCCACCCCGCCCGGTACGGCCGGCCCCGATCCCGCCGAGGACACCGAGGACACCCTGGAGGGCACCATCATGCGGCTGCGCGATCCGGCCGGAGGCACCATCACCGTGGAACGCGCCTACCTCCCGTTCACCCCGACCGAGTTCGCCCGCGCCCGCGCGCTCGTCGAGCTCGACGCGCACCTGGGCACCAGGGTCCCGGAGGACCGGGCGGTGCTCACCCTGCCCGAGGGCAACGAGATCACCGTCCGCCGGGCGGGCCCCGAGGACCTCGAGGCCGCCCGCGAGCTCCACGAGCGCTGCTCCGCCAGGACCCTGACGCGCCGTTACCACGGCCCCGTCGCGGACGTGGACCGCTATCTGACCCACCTGCTCAGCCCCCGCTTCGGGCAGACGCTCGCCGTGCAGACCGTCTCCGGCCGGCTCGTCGCCCTCGGCCACCTGCTGTGGGACGGCGACGAGACCGAGGTCGCCCTGCTGGTCGAGGACGCCTGGCAGCGCCGCGGCATCGGCCTCGAGCTGCTGCGCCGCCTGGTCGCCCAGGCCGTCGACGCGGGGTGCGGGAGCGTGTACGCGGTGACCCGGGCGACCAACACCGGGATGGTCGCGACGATGCGCCGCCTGGGTCTGCCGCTGGACTACCAGGTCGAGGACGGCACGCTGGTCATCACCGCGACGCTGTCACCGGCCGGCGCGAGCGTGTCGCTGCGCTGA
- a CDS encoding PLP-dependent transferase yields MDTTASAPTRALATEAVHAGREDLADLGLHAVPLDLSTTYPSRDSRAEAARLDDFAVTGAALTGPPVYSRLDNPTVARFEAALARLEGAEAAVAFASGMAALTATLLARASMGLRHVVAVRPLYGCSDHLLTGGLIGTEVTWTDPAGGTPDAVRGRIADAIRPDTGLVIVETPANPTLAEVDLRAVAHSCGEVPLLVDNTFATPVLQRPLESGARIVLHSATKYLGGHGDVLGGVIACDEEFARVLRKVRFATGGVLHPLAGYLLLRGLSTLPVRVKAASATAAALAERLAADPRVAKVHYPRIGGAMVAFEVQGDPHEVIAGVRLITPAVSLGSVDTLIQHPASISHRIVDEGDRHSSGVSDRLLRLSVGLEDVEDLWEDLDIALSAATRSRRPVTASR; encoded by the coding sequence ATGGACACGACAGCATCGGCGCCCACCCGCGCCCTCGCCACCGAGGCCGTGCACGCCGGCCGCGAAGACCTCGCGGACCTCGGCCTGCACGCCGTTCCCCTGGACCTGTCCACCACCTACCCCTCGCGGGACAGCCGCGCCGAGGCCGCCCGGCTGGACGACTTCGCCGTGACCGGTGCCGCGCTGACCGGCCCGCCGGTCTACTCCCGGCTCGACAACCCCACCGTCGCCCGCTTCGAGGCGGCGCTGGCCCGGCTGGAGGGCGCCGAGGCCGCGGTGGCCTTCGCCAGCGGCATGGCCGCCCTCACCGCCACCCTGCTGGCCCGTGCCTCCATGGGGCTGCGCCACGTGGTGGCCGTCCGCCCGCTGTACGGCTGCAGCGACCACCTCCTGACCGGGGGCCTGATCGGCACCGAGGTGACCTGGACCGACCCGGCTGGGGGTACCCCCGACGCAGTCAGGGGGAGGATCGCCGACGCCATCCGCCCCGACACCGGCCTGGTGATCGTGGAGACCCCCGCCAACCCGACGCTGGCCGAGGTCGACCTGCGGGCCGTCGCCCACTCCTGCGGCGAGGTGCCGCTGCTGGTCGACAACACCTTCGCCACGCCCGTCCTGCAGCGCCCGCTGGAGAGCGGCGCCAGGATCGTGCTGCACAGCGCCACCAAGTACCTGGGCGGCCACGGCGACGTCCTGGGCGGGGTCATCGCCTGTGACGAGGAGTTCGCCCGCGTGCTGCGCAAGGTGCGCTTCGCCACCGGCGGGGTGCTGCACCCCCTGGCGGGCTACCTGCTGCTGCGCGGGCTGTCCACGCTGCCGGTCCGGGTGAAGGCCGCCTCGGCGACGGCGGCCGCGCTGGCCGAGCGGCTGGCCGCCGACCCGCGGGTGGCGAAGGTGCACTACCCGCGGATCGGCGGCGCCATGGTCGCGTTCGAGGTCCAGGGCGACCCGCACGAGGTGATCGCCGGGGTCCGGCTGATCACCCCGGCGGTCAGCCTCGGGAGCGTCGACACCCTCATCCAGCACCCGGCCTCGATCAGCCACCGCATCGTCGACGAGGGCGACCGCCACAGCTCGGGGGTCAGCGACCGGCTGCTGCGGCTGTCCGTCGGCCTGGAGGACGTCGAGGACCTGTGGGAGGACCTCGACATCGCGCTCAGCGCAGCGACACGCTCGCGCCGGCCGGTGACAGCGTCGCGGTGA
- a CDS encoding Lrp/AsnC family transcriptional regulator, whose product MSDSVLLDPVDLEILRLLQNDARTTYKDLAAAVGVAPSTCLDRVGRLRRTGVILGHELRVDPARLGRPLEALLAVQVRPHRRELIGPFVERVRALPESRALFHLTGPDDYLVHVAVASTGDLQRLVVDEFTSRPEVARVETRLIFQHWDCGPLLPPTSGI is encoded by the coding sequence ATGTCCGATTCTGTGCTTCTGGATCCGGTCGACCTCGAGATTCTGCGGCTCCTGCAGAACGACGCACGGACGACGTACAAGGACCTCGCCGCGGCCGTGGGCGTGGCCCCGTCCACCTGCCTGGACCGGGTCGGCCGGCTGCGCCGCACCGGGGTGATCCTCGGCCATGAGCTGCGGGTCGACCCGGCCCGGCTCGGGCGGCCGCTGGAGGCACTGCTGGCGGTGCAGGTGCGGCCGCACCGCCGGGAGCTGATCGGCCCGTTCGTGGAACGGGTGCGGGCACTGCCCGAGTCCCGGGCGCTGTTCCACCTCACCGGGCCCGACGACTACCTCGTCCACGTGGCCGTGGCGAGCACCGGCGACCTCCAGCGGCTGGTCGTCGACGAGTTCACCTCGCGGCCCGAAGTCGCGCGCGTGGAGACCCGGTTGATCTTCCAGCACTGGGACTGCGGCCCGCTGCTCCCGCCCACGTCAGGAATATGA
- a CDS encoding ATP-grasp domain-containing protein: MNTVHPSRTLFLSPRVTATGHALAAAAHRRGMATRTLPTWRVPQDALDAVGPSLYAGPLFADAVAADLGLGLLEADEDWLARLPCELVGRRVEFTTLAEARGLRRPAFVKPPNDKSFPARVYPDGSGLPGPDAVDDDAPVLVSDIVAFAVEYRLFLLDGEVVTGSRYAARGDLDVAPLDGDPAAGEVRDFARRLFAPGVPELPGAVVVDVGRTADGWAVVEANAAWASGHYACDADAALDVVLRAAAPLAGWGPRDRRFLRPAVSVVR, translated from the coding sequence GTGAACACCGTGCACCCGTCCCGGACCCTCTTCCTCTCGCCGCGCGTGACCGCCACCGGCCACGCGCTCGCCGCGGCCGCCCACCGGCGCGGCATGGCGACGCGTACCCTCCCCACGTGGCGGGTGCCGCAGGACGCGCTCGACGCCGTGGGCCCGTCGCTGTACGCGGGGCCGCTCTTCGCGGACGCGGTGGCGGCGGACCTGGGCCTGGGGCTGCTGGAGGCCGACGAGGACTGGCTGGCCCGGCTGCCGTGCGAACTCGTGGGGCGGCGGGTCGAGTTCACCACCCTGGCGGAGGCCCGCGGGCTGCGCCGGCCCGCCTTCGTGAAGCCGCCGAACGACAAGAGCTTCCCGGCCCGTGTGTACCCCGACGGCAGCGGCCTGCCCGGTCCGGACGCGGTGGACGACGACGCTCCCGTGCTGGTGAGCGACATCGTGGCGTTCGCCGTCGAGTACCGGCTGTTCCTGCTGGACGGCGAGGTCGTCACGGGCAGCCGCTACGCGGCCCGCGGTGACCTGGACGTGGCGCCCCTGGACGGCGACCCGGCGGCCGGCGAGGTCCGGGACTTCGCCCGACGGCTGTTCGCACCCGGCGTGCCGGAACTGCCCGGCGCGGTCGTGGTCGACGTCGGCAGGACCGCTGACGGCTGGGCGGTGGTCGAGGCCAACGCGGCCTGGGCGAGCGGGCACTACGCCTGCGACGCCGACGCCGCGCTGGACGTCGTCCTGCGGGCCGCGGCGCCGCTCGCCGGGTGGGGGCCGCGGGACCGCCGGTTCCTGCGCCCGGCCGTCTCCGTCGTCCGCTGA
- a CDS encoding alpha/beta hydrolase translates to MRPTAVGEAAVGVLVRSARRLHHAVEADELGDHDAHGTRSSSSSSLAAVTARETVALPRNHRAQEARRGDLDHIPADRDGIRPPPTDCDRQDLFPQYFCPDVATEEARVLAAVQGPSDVARFGFVSGPPAWREHPCHYVVAEDDQIIPPDLERFVAERMGAATVSVPGAGHLVMVSQPRAVADVILAAAR, encoded by the coding sequence GTGCGTCCAACCGCCGTTGGCGAAGCCGCCGTCGGTGTCCTCGTCCGGTCCGCCCGGCGCCTGCACCACGCCGTCGAGGCTGATGAACTCGGTGATCACGATGCGCATGGGACTCGCTCCTCGTCTTCGTCGTCGCTCGCTGCGGTCACGGCAAGGGAGACCGTCGCACTGCCCCGAAATCATCGCGCCCAGGAGGCGAGGCGAGGTGACCTGGACCACATCCCTGCGGATCGAGACGGAATCCGACCGCCGCCGACCGACTGTGATCGCCAGGACCTGTTCCCGCAGTATTTCTGCCCGGACGTCGCAACGGAGGAGGCACGGGTACTGGCCGCCGTCCAGGGACCCAGCGACGTGGCCCGCTTCGGCTTCGTGTCGGGACCGCCGGCCTGGCGCGAGCACCCGTGCCACTACGTCGTCGCGGAGGACGACCAGATCATCCCGCCGGACCTGGAACGCTTCGTGGCCGAGCGCATGGGGGCCGCGACGGTATCGGTGCCCGGCGCCGGCCATCTGGTCATGGTCTCCCAGCCGCGGGCCGTGGCGGACGTGATCCTGGCGGCCGCCCGCTGA
- a CDS encoding DUF885 domain-containing protein, whose protein sequence is MPDTTGSALPRQIADAYVDAVTELDPITATYLGVRTGQDRLPDFSPAGLEAQAGLARRTLADVDVAEATDDDERRCARLLRERLTAELAVHEAGEGLRAVSNLHSPVHAVRGVFMLMPTGTDEDWAAVAARLRAVPEALAGYRASLEEGVARKLPAGPRQVTTVIEQLGEWLGEDAGASWFAQFVKEGPQALRSELDGGAADAAAAVAGLRDWLRDTYAPAVEGTPDAVGRERYARWARYWTGSDLDLDEAYAWGWEEFRRLDAEMRVEAEKVLPGSTPLEALAHLDEAGEAVDGVDAVRDWLQGLMDEAMAALDGTHFDLAEPVKHVESRIAPPGSAAAPYYTAPSLDFSRPGRTWLPTLGRERFPVWDLVSTWYHEGVPGHHLQLAQWVYVADRLSRYQATLGQVSANAEGWALYAERLMDELGFLTDAGRRLGYLNAQMLRATRVILDIGMHLELEIPRDSPYRPGETWTPELGREFFGRFNGLSDAMLDSEIIRYLGMPGQAIGYKLGERAWLAGREAARKAHGDSFDPKAWHMAALSQGSLGLDDLVDELSKL, encoded by the coding sequence ATGCCCGACACCACCGGCAGCGCGCTGCCCCGCCAGATCGCCGACGCGTACGTCGACGCGGTCACCGAACTCGACCCCATCACCGCCACGTACCTGGGGGTGCGGACCGGTCAGGACCGGCTCCCCGACTTCAGCCCCGCCGGCCTGGAGGCCCAGGCCGGGCTCGCCCGCCGCACCCTGGCCGACGTCGACGTGGCCGAGGCGACGGACGACGACGAGCGCCGCTGCGCCCGGCTGCTGCGCGAGCGGCTCACCGCCGAGCTGGCCGTGCACGAGGCGGGTGAGGGCCTGCGGGCCGTGAGCAACCTGCACTCCCCCGTCCACGCGGTGCGCGGCGTCTTCATGCTGATGCCGACCGGGACGGACGAGGACTGGGCCGCCGTCGCCGCCCGGCTGCGCGCGGTCCCGGAGGCCCTGGCGGGCTACCGGGCCTCCCTGGAGGAGGGCGTCGCCCGCAAGCTGCCGGCCGGGCCGCGCCAGGTCACCACGGTCATCGAGCAGCTCGGTGAGTGGCTGGGCGAGGACGCAGGAGCGAGCTGGTTCGCGCAGTTCGTGAAGGAGGGCCCGCAGGCCCTGCGGTCCGAGCTCGACGGCGGTGCCGCCGACGCCGCCGCCGCCGTCGCAGGCCTGCGCGACTGGCTGCGCGACACCTACGCCCCCGCCGTCGAGGGCACCCCGGACGCCGTCGGCCGCGAGCGGTACGCCCGCTGGGCCCGCTACTGGACCGGCTCCGACCTCGACCTGGACGAGGCGTACGCCTGGGGCTGGGAGGAATTCCGGCGCCTCGACGCCGAGATGCGCGTCGAGGCGGAGAAGGTGCTGCCCGGCTCCACCCCGCTGGAGGCGCTGGCCCACCTGGACGAGGCCGGCGAGGCCGTCGACGGCGTCGACGCGGTCCGCGACTGGCTGCAGGGCCTGATGGACGAGGCCATGGCCGCGCTCGACGGCACCCACTTCGACCTGGCCGAGCCCGTCAAGCACGTCGAGTCCCGCATCGCCCCGCCCGGCAGCGCCGCCGCGCCGTACTACACGGCCCCCTCCCTGGACTTCTCCCGCCCGGGCCGCACCTGGCTGCCCACCCTGGGCCGCGAGCGGTTCCCCGTCTGGGACCTGGTCAGCACCTGGTACCACGAGGGCGTCCCCGGCCACCACCTGCAGCTCGCGCAGTGGGTGTACGTCGCGGACCGGCTCAGCCGCTACCAGGCCACCCTCGGCCAGGTCAGCGCCAACGCGGAGGGCTGGGCCCTGTACGCCGAGCGCCTCATGGACGAACTCGGCTTCCTGACGGACGCGGGGCGCCGGCTGGGCTACCTCAACGCGCAGATGCTGCGGGCCACCCGCGTCATCCTGGACATCGGCATGCACCTGGAGCTGGAGATCCCGCGGGACAGCCCGTACCGCCCGGGCGAGACCTGGACGCCGGAGCTGGGGCGTGAGTTCTTCGGGCGCTTCAACGGGCTCAGCGACGCCATGCTCGACAGCGAGATCATCCGCTACCTCGGCATGCCGGGGCAGGCCATCGGCTACAAGCTGGGCGAGCGCGCCTGGCTCGCCGGGCGCGAGGCCGCCCGCAAGGCCCACGGCGACTCCTTCGACCCCAAGGCCTGGCACATGGCCGCGCTGTCGCAGGGCTCCCTGGGCCTGGACGACCTCGTCGACGAGCTCTCGAAGCTCTAG
- a CDS encoding GNAT family N-acetyltransferase gives MIPNAAREDGRLVLTHGRVVLREQLPEEAAQLADGKPAGLEWIDGGPGEGTIIAAGMLTIAAAAAVYAPGWGLFVIQRTDDGLALGGIGFHGPPSAVDGLVEIGYDLSESARGVGWATDAVLVLSRWALSRAEVRTVLATTDPGNRASQRVLERAGFGRVADRDAQWAYELRPAGVV, from the coding sequence ATGATTCCGAATGCTGCGCGGGAAGACGGCCGCCTGGTGCTGACGCACGGGCGGGTGGTGCTGAGGGAGCAACTGCCGGAGGAAGCGGCGCAGCTGGCCGACGGCAAGCCGGCCGGGCTGGAGTGGATCGACGGCGGGCCGGGCGAGGGCACGATCATCGCGGCCGGGATGTTGACGATCGCGGCGGCCGCCGCGGTGTACGCCCCGGGGTGGGGGCTGTTCGTGATCCAGCGGACCGACGACGGCCTCGCGCTCGGCGGCATCGGCTTCCACGGTCCGCCCTCCGCCGTCGACGGCCTGGTGGAGATCGGCTACGACCTGTCGGAGTCCGCGCGCGGCGTGGGCTGGGCGACGGACGCCGTGCTGGTGCTGTCCCGGTGGGCGCTGAGCCGTGCCGAGGTGCGCACCGTGCTGGCGACCACGGATCCGGGCAACCGCGCCTCGCAACGGGTGCTGGAGCGGGCCGGTTTCGGGCGGGTCGCGGACCGGGACGCCCAGTGGGCGTACGAGCTGCGGCCGGCCGGGGTGGTGTGA
- a CDS encoding alkaline phosphatase D family protein — MADGSGSTVGRRSVLRGGLAASGALLVPAGAAPALALPGRPAATSGVQTGDVTASGGLVWVRADRPARMVVETSATESFRHTRRFHGPVVGPGTDFTGVTRLHGLPSGEQVHYRVLLADPDDPRRTGAPVTGTFRTAPDGRHGGVRFVWSGDLAGQGWGINPDIGGYRIFDAMGAVDPDFFLCSGDNIYADGPIAATQALPDGSAYRNVTTAEKSKVAETLAEFRGNFRYNLLDENLRRFNARVPSVIQWDDHEVRNNWYPGEVIAASDPRYTEKSVDVLAARARRAFAEYFPLSSLRPDGAGRVYRVLRQGPLLDVFVLDMRTYRNANSPDDQAHDPQGILGREQLEWLKRELSRSRAVWKVIAADMPLGLVVPDTTEGRPNIEAVAQGDPGAPLGRELQIAELLRFVKHRRITGTVWLTADVHHTSAQHYQPSRAAFTDFEPFWEFVSGPLNAGAFPASALDGTFGPERVFVKAPTASNVSPAEGYQFFGQVDIDGHSGDMTVRLREQDGSVLFTKVLRAGLVGQ; from the coding sequence ATGGCGGACGGATCCGGGAGCACGGTCGGGCGGCGGTCGGTGCTGAGGGGCGGGCTGGCGGCCTCCGGGGCGCTGCTGGTGCCCGCGGGGGCCGCGCCCGCACTGGCCCTGCCGGGGAGGCCGGCGGCGACGTCGGGGGTGCAGACCGGCGACGTGACCGCGTCGGGCGGCCTGGTGTGGGTGCGCGCGGACCGGCCGGCGCGGATGGTGGTGGAGACCTCGGCGACCGAGTCGTTCCGGCACACCCGGCGCTTCCACGGCCCGGTGGTCGGCCCCGGCACCGACTTCACCGGGGTGACCCGGCTGCACGGCCTGCCGTCCGGCGAGCAGGTCCACTACCGGGTGCTGCTGGCCGACCCCGACGACCCCCGCCGCACCGGCGCGCCGGTCACGGGCACCTTCCGCACGGCGCCGGACGGACGGCACGGCGGGGTGCGCTTCGTGTGGTCGGGCGACCTGGCCGGGCAGGGCTGGGGCATCAACCCCGACATCGGCGGCTACCGCATCTTCGACGCGATGGGCGCGGTGGACCCGGACTTCTTCCTGTGCAGCGGTGACAACATCTACGCCGACGGCCCCATCGCGGCGACCCAGGCCCTCCCCGACGGCAGCGCATACCGCAACGTCACCACGGCGGAGAAGTCCAAGGTCGCCGAGACGCTGGCCGAGTTCCGCGGCAACTTCCGCTACAACCTGCTCGACGAGAACCTGCGGCGCTTCAACGCCCGAGTGCCGTCGGTCATCCAGTGGGACGACCACGAGGTCCGCAACAACTGGTACCCCGGCGAGGTGATCGCCGCCTCGGACCCGCGCTACACCGAGAAGAGCGTGGACGTCCTCGCGGCCCGGGCGCGGCGGGCGTTCGCCGAGTACTTCCCCCTCTCCTCGCTGCGGCCGGACGGCGCCGGCCGGGTGTACCGGGTGCTGCGGCAGGGTCCCCTGCTGGACGTCTTCGTCCTCGACATGCGCACGTACCGCAACGCCAACTCCCCCGACGACCAGGCCCACGACCCGCAAGGCATCCTCGGCCGTGAGCAGTTGGAGTGGCTGAAGCGGGAGCTGTCGCGGTCGCGGGCGGTGTGGAAGGTGATCGCCGCCGACATGCCGCTCGGGCTGGTGGTGCCCGACACCACGGAGGGCCGGCCGAACATCGAGGCCGTCGCGCAGGGCGACCCCGGCGCGCCGCTCGGCCGCGAGCTGCAGATCGCCGAACTGCTGCGGTTCGTCAAGCACCGCAGGATCACGGGCACGGTGTGGCTGACCGCCGACGTCCACCACACCTCGGCGCAGCACTACCAGCCCTCGCGCGCGGCGTTCACGGACTTCGAGCCGTTCTGGGAGTTCGTCTCCGGTCCGCTGAACGCGGGTGCCTTCCCGGCGAGCGCGCTGGACGGCACCTTCGGCCCGGAGCGGGTCTTCGTGAAGGCCCCGACGGCTTCGAACGTCTCGCCCGCCGAGGGCTACCAGTTCTTCGGGCAGGTCGACATCGACGGCCACTCCGGGGACATGACGGTGCGGCTGCGCGAGCAGGACGGCTCGGTGCTGTTCACGAAGGTGCTCCGGGCGGGTCTGGTCGGCCAGTAG
- a CDS encoding DUF1990 domain-containing protein encodes MLRGLTDGEDGAVTGGFTYEQVGMTRTGGPTPPGFHHLHERIRLGEGPQVLAAAGRALMGWRMHRATGLRVPAGTPDAAPGVRVPLRIGPLRAPCEVVWAERGPERVGFAYGTLPGHPERGEEAFVVSLAPDGSVWLDVTAFSGPGAWYVRLLGPLGRVTQRGIARRYGRCLRRLSQDGTVERGS; translated from the coding sequence GTGCTCCGCGGGCTGACGGACGGGGAGGACGGCGCCGTGACGGGTGGTTTCACCTATGAGCAGGTCGGGATGACGCGGACCGGCGGGCCCACGCCGCCGGGGTTCCACCACCTGCACGAGCGGATCCGGCTCGGCGAGGGCCCCCAGGTGCTGGCCGCGGCCGGGCGGGCGCTGATGGGGTGGCGGATGCACCGGGCGACCGGACTGCGGGTGCCCGCCGGCACCCCGGACGCGGCACCGGGGGTGCGCGTGCCCCTGCGGATCGGCCCCCTGCGCGCGCCGTGCGAGGTGGTGTGGGCGGAACGCGGCCCGGAGCGCGTGGGGTTCGCCTACGGGACGCTCCCCGGCCACCCGGAACGCGGGGAGGAGGCGTTCGTGGTGAGCCTCGCGCCGGACGGGTCCGTGTGGCTGGATGTCACGGCCTTCAGTGGACCGGGGGCGTGGTACGTGCGTCTACTGGGCCCCCTGGGACGCGTCACTCAGCGTGGCATCGCGCGGCGCTACGGCCGATGCCTACGCCGATTGTCGCAGGACGGAACTGTTGAAAGGGGGAGTTAA
- a CDS encoding dihydrofolate reductase family protein → MRIVITEFISLDGVVQAPGGPDEDTDGGFANGGWTHPFFDPEVVGGAFDEAVGKADALLYGRRTWAAMAGAWPERAGDPFADRMNALPKYVVSGTLGDSELTWHNTTRIPGGEAVARIKELREAPGGDVVVMGSPTLARTLLSEDLVDELRLMVMPVLLGGGKSVFPEDGGLRTFALVSTVTSDKGVNVCTYRRAAG, encoded by the coding sequence ATGCGCATCGTGATCACCGAGTTCATCAGCCTCGACGGCGTGGTGCAGGCGCCGGGCGGACCGGACGAGGACACCGACGGCGGCTTCGCCAACGGCGGTTGGACGCACCCCTTCTTCGACCCGGAGGTCGTGGGCGGCGCCTTCGACGAGGCGGTGGGCAAGGCCGACGCGCTGCTGTACGGGCGCCGCACCTGGGCGGCGATGGCCGGCGCGTGGCCCGAGCGGGCCGGTGACCCCTTCGCGGACCGGATGAACGCGCTCCCGAAGTACGTCGTGTCCGGCACGCTCGGCGACTCCGAGCTGACCTGGCACAACACCACCCGCATCCCCGGCGGGGAAGCCGTCGCCCGGATCAAGGAACTGCGGGAGGCCCCCGGCGGCGACGTCGTCGTCATGGGCAGCCCGACGCTGGCACGCACCCTGCTGAGCGAGGACCTGGTCGACGAACTCCGCCTCATGGTCATGCCCGTGCTCCTCGGCGGCGGCAAGTCGGTCTTCCCCGAGGACGGCGGACTGCGCACCTTCGCACTGGTCTCCACGGTCACCAGCGACAAGGGCGTCAACGTCTGCACCTACCGGCGGGCCGCCGGGTAG
- a CDS encoding Lrp/AsnC family transcriptional regulator: MTVDSLDATDWRILDALQHDGRASYAELARAVSMSPSAVTERVRRLEEAGVITAYTAVVDLERIGRPIMAFVRLRYPHGNYKPFHDLLESTPEILEAHHVTGDDCFIMKVTARSMRHLEEITGRVSGLGSVTTSVVYSSPLARRAVAQG; this comes from the coding sequence ATGACCGTGGATTCCCTCGACGCCACCGACTGGCGCATCCTGGACGCCCTGCAGCACGACGGCCGGGCCAGCTACGCCGAACTGGCGCGTGCCGTGTCGATGTCACCGAGCGCGGTGACCGAGCGGGTCCGGCGGCTGGAGGAGGCGGGGGTGATCACGGCGTACACGGCCGTCGTGGACCTGGAGCGGATCGGCCGCCCGATCATGGCGTTCGTCCGGCTGCGCTACCCGCACGGCAACTACAAGCCGTTCCACGATCTGCTGGAGTCGACCCCGGAGATCCTGGAGGCCCACCATGTGACGGGCGACGACTGCTTCATCATGAAGGTCACCGCCCGCTCGATGCGTCACCTGGAGGAGATCACCGGCCGCGTCTCGGGCCTGGGCTCGGTGACGACGAGCGTCGTCTACTCGTCACCGCTCGCCCGCCGTGCGGTGGCGCAGGGCTGA
- a CDS encoding rhodanese-like domain-containing protein encodes MTTQTAAPASAPADNPVLRVPPAAPADAAAYFAASLALHADVSDVAAALATAAESGTGPGFVVVDSRSTQAWEQGHVPGAVHLPTADVPRLAAAFLDRDVPVVVYCWGPGCNGATRAAHALASLGYRVKEMLGGMEYWIREGFAHETADGTSRRPADPLTAPVGGDDCGC; translated from the coding sequence ATGACGACACAGACCGCTGCCCCCGCCTCCGCCCCGGCAGACAACCCCGTGCTGCGCGTCCCGCCCGCCGCTCCGGCCGACGCCGCCGCGTACTTCGCCGCGAGCCTCGCCCTTCACGCCGACGTGTCCGACGTCGCGGCCGCCCTCGCCACGGCGGCGGAGAGCGGCACCGGACCCGGCTTCGTCGTCGTCGACTCCCGTTCCACCCAGGCCTGGGAGCAGGGCCACGTCCCGGGCGCCGTCCACCTGCCCACCGCGGACGTCCCCCGGCTCGCCGCGGCCTTCCTCGACCGCGACGTGCCCGTCGTCGTGTACTGCTGGGGGCCCGGCTGCAACGGCGCCACCCGCGCCGCGCACGCCCTGGCGAGCCTCGGCTACCGGGTCAAGGAGATGCTCGGCGGCATGGAGTACTGGATCCGTGAGGGCTTCGCCCACGAGACGGCCGACGGCACCTCGCGGCGCCCGGCCGATCCGCTGACCGCGCCCGTGGGCGGCGACGACTGCGGCTGCTGA